The Colletes latitarsis isolate SP2378_abdomen chromosome 1, iyColLati1, whole genome shotgun sequence genome has a segment encoding these proteins:
- the Atu gene encoding another transcription unit: protein MSPIRKNLRDSSGDSGSESDNQSASSRSSHSGTPSNAANSTHDKNSDDENEAGSIGSNISGRSSRSSSQSIEEQVNSRHNSKSPSPTKSGSRHSSIGSVRSEKSGSRRSRSGTPKSIASNNSDSQRSRSCSPQERTSESPKSTGMLNSPGNARTEPIDSEQKPDSSEENKDDNESEKSLKTRGSTKSNDSDREGSPVQKEDNSGSASEPEDLVKRAKPLIDSDSESETAEKEAVAPTADALFGDASDISTDDEKDKEEERKEKSRSRSRSKSKSRSRSRSRSRSKSRSRSRSRSRSIGRSDSGGEGPNQAVIEDDVDKEKEEEPEPPPETRIDVEIPKITTDLGREIHFVKLPNFLSVETRPFDTETYEDEIDEEETLDEEGRARLKLKVENTLRWKEIFDEQGKVIKESNARFVKWSDGSMSLHLGSEIFDVYKQPLQGDHNHLYIRQGTGLQGQAVFRTKLTFRPHSTESFTHRKMTMSLADRSQKTSGIKVLSQVGTNPDQNRYEMIKKEEEKLRMAMRVQSKTKKSATGSRNPTRSVGGYGGDTYHDDGSDDEGAISLAAIKNKYKKGIISAPVKASNIYSSDEEGSDFETLRPKKNTKGKVLKESDEESNSGSVSESGREDDNQGDNISD, encoded by the exons ATGTCGCCAATAAGAAAAAACTTACGTGATTCCAGTGGCGATTCAG GTTCAGAATCAGACAATCAATCAGCATCATCTAGATCAAGTCATAGCGGTACACCATCTAATGCTGCAAATTCTACACATGATAAAAATTCTGATGATGAAAATGAAGCTGGCTCGATAGGTTCGAACATTAGTGGAAGATCTTCTAGATCTAGTAGTCAATCTATAGAAGAACAagtaaattccagacataactccaAAAGTCCATCTCCAACTAAATCAGGTTCCAGACATTCAAGTATTGGATCTGTACGAAGTGAAAAGTCTGGTTCTCGGAGGTCCAGAAGTGGTACTCCAAAATCAATTGCATCAAATAATAGTGATTCGCAAAGATCAAGATCATGTTCTCCACAAGAGAGGACATCAGAAAGTCCAAAATCTACAgg aatGTTAAATTCTCCTGGTAATGCAAGAACCGAGCCTATAGATTCTGAACAGAAACCAGATAGCTCTGAAGAAAATAAGGATGATAATGAATCTGAAAAATCATTAAAAACAAGAG GTAGTACAAAATCTAATGATAGTGATAGAGAAGGAAGTCCAGTTCAAAAAGAAGATAATAGTGGCTCTGCTTCTGAACCAGAAGATTTAGTTAAAAGAGCAAAGCCGTTGATAGACTCTGATTCAGAAAGTGAAACAGCAGAAAAAGAAGCTGTAGCCCCAACAGCAGATGCTCTTTTTGGAGATGCTAGTGACATTAGTACGGATGATGAAAAAGACAAGGAAGAAGAAAGAAAAGAGAAGAGTCGTAGTAGAAGTAGAAGTAAAAGTAAAAGCAGAAGTAGAAGCAGAAGCAGGAGCAGAAGCAAAAGTAGAAGTAGAAGCAGAAGTAGAAGTAGGAGCATAGGCAGATCTGACAGTGGTGGCGAAGGTCCTAATCAGGCAGTCATAGAAGAT GATGTAGATAAGGAAAAGGAAGAAGAGCCTGAACCTCCGCCAGAAACTAGAATTGATGttgaaattccaaaaattaCAACTGATTTGGGTCGTGAAATACATTTTGTGAAACTTCCAAACTTCCTTTCAGTAGAAACACGGCCATTTGATACGGAGACATATGAAGATGAAATTGATGAAGAAGAAACTTTAGATGAAGAAGGTCGAGCTAGGTTAAAGTTGAAAGTTGAAAATACTCTTCGTTGGAAAGAAATCTTTGATGAGCAGGGTAAAGTTATCAAGGAAAGCAATGCCAGATTTGTAAAATGGTCTGATGGCAGCATGTCTTTACACTTGGGTTCCGAAATCTTTGATGTATACAAGCAGCCACTTCAAGGCGATCACAACCATCTGTACATCCGTCAAGGAACAGGTCTTCAGGGTCAGGCAGTATTCAGGACTAAGTTGACATTCCGTCCACATTCTACAGAATCCTTCACTCATAGAAAGATGACAATGTCGCTTGCAGATAGGTCACAAAAGACTTCTGGTATAAAAGTATTGTCGCAAGTAGGAACTAATCCAGATCAAAATAGATATGAAATGATCAAA AAAGAGGAGGAAAAATTACGTATGGCAATGAGAGTTCAAAGTAAGACAAAAAAGAGTGCTACAGGCAGTAGAAATCCTACGAGATCTGTTGGTGGATATGGTGGTGATACTTATCATGACGATGGTTCAGACGATGAAGGTGCCATTTCCCTTGCTGCAATTAAGAATAAGTATAAAAAGGGAATAATAAGTGCTCCTGTTAAAG CATCAAACATATATTCATCAGACGAGGAAGGTTCAGATTTTGAAACTCTTAGACCGAAGAAAAACACTAAAGGGAAAGTCCTTAAAGAGTCAGATGAAGAATCAAATTCCGGAAGTGTTTCAGAAAGCGGAAGAGAAGATGACAATCAAGGCGATAATATTAGCGATTAA
- the Sms gene encoding spermine synthase isoform X2, which translates to MVAHTILLDFTVPSNVIADVEKRSNLKLAIANVLREHFDGLKPLTESNIDGSLLVLYTGPKGSLITVRGYMEGLVTLNIEYYKRDDEEALLNFEQWRYLEADVAMALNSQRSKCLPPVRRGTIYDLYLTLSDDRLLEYDIDKLVFEARSPYQKVQIVHSKSLGNLLVLDELQNISEADLIYTETLMQRGKESYTGKEIVILGGGDGGLLWELLKEKPKFITMLEIDDIVIKACSQHMRSICGDCLDKRKGENYEIIVGDCAKTLAHMIEEGRQFDYVFGDLTDIPISTTPHGDAWDFIRLILNSSMKVLKPTGKYMTHGNGASCPESLQMYEQVLSQLCLPVTFTKNSAFIPSFFEDWVFYQVSLK; encoded by the exons ATGGTTGCCCATACCATACTTCTGGATTTCACAGTTCCATCAAATGTGATAGCAGATGTAGAAAAACGTTCTAATCTAAAATTAGCAATTGCTAATGTTCTGAGAGAACACTTTGATGGTCTAAAACCATTAACTGAATCAAACATTGATGGAAGTCTTTTAGTACTTTATACTGGTCCTAAAGGTAGTTTGATTACTGTTCGAGGATATATGGAAGGCTTGGTCACCCTTAACATTGAGTATTATAAAAGAGATGATGAGGAAGCGCTCTTGAATTTTGAG CAGTGGCGATACCTGGAAGCGGACGTTGCGATGGCTCTGAATAGCCAACGCAGCAAGTGCCTGCCACCAGTAAGGCGAGGAACCATATATGACCTCTATCTGACACTATCAG atgaCAGACTGCTTGAATATGATATAGATAAATTGGTCTTTGAGGCACGCTCTCCTTATCAAAAAGTGCAAATTGTACACTCAAAGTCATTAGGGAATTTGTTGGTTCTTGATGAATTACAGA ATATATCTGAAGCAGACCTTATATATACAGAAACTCTGATGCAACGTGGAAAGGAAAGTTATACAGGAAAGGAAATAGTTATTTTAGGAGGAGGAGATGGTGGATTACTGTGGGAATTGCTTAAGGAAAAACCAAAATTCATTACAATGTTGGAA atTGATGATATTGTTATAAAAGCCTGTAGTCAACATATGAGGAGCATATGTGGAGATTGTCTGGATAAAAGAAAGGGAGAAAACTATGAG ATTATTGTTGGAGATTGTGCAAAAACTTTAGCACATATGATAGAGGAAGGTCGACAATTTGACTACGTCTTCGGTGATCTTACAGATATACCGATTAGCACTACTCCACATGGTGATGCATGGGATTTTATTCGACTCATCCTAAATTCTTCAATGAAAGTTTTAAAACCAACTGGAAAGTATATGACTCAT GGCAATGGAGCATCTTGTCCTGAATCGCTACAAATGTACGAGCAGGTTCTTTCACAACTCTGTCTACCAGTAACTTTTACTAAAAATAGTGCTTTTATACCCTCTTTCTTCGAGGATTGGGTCTTCTATCAAGTATCGTTAAAATGA
- the Sms gene encoding spermine synthase isoform X3, whose amino-acid sequence MVAHTILLDFTVPSNVIADVEKRSNLKLAIANVLREHFDGLKPLTESNIDGSLLVLYTGPKGSLITVRGYMEGLVTLNIEYYKRDDEEALLNFEWRYLEADVAMALNSQRSKCLPPVRRGTIYDLYLTLSDDRLLEYDIDKLVFEARSPYQKVQIVHSKSLGNLLVLDELQNISEADLIYTETLMQRGKESYTGKEIVILGGGDGGLLWELLKEKPKFITMLEIDDIVIKACSQHMRSICGDCLDKRKGENYEIIVGDCAKTLAHMIEEGRQFDYVFGDLTDIPISTTPHGDAWDFIRLILNSSMKVLKPTGKYMTHGNGASCPESLQMYEQVLSQLCLPVTFTKNSAFIPSFFEDWVFYQVSLK is encoded by the exons ATGGTTGCCCATACCATACTTCTGGATTTCACAGTTCCATCAAATGTGATAGCAGATGTAGAAAAACGTTCTAATCTAAAATTAGCAATTGCTAATGTTCTGAGAGAACACTTTGATGGTCTAAAACCATTAACTGAATCAAACATTGATGGAAGTCTTTTAGTACTTTATACTGGTCCTAAAGGTAGTTTGATTACTGTTCGAGGATATATGGAAGGCTTGGTCACCCTTAACATTGAGTATTATAAAAGAGATGATGAGGAAGCGCTCTTGAATTTTGAG TGGCGATACCTGGAAGCGGACGTTGCGATGGCTCTGAATAGCCAACGCAGCAAGTGCCTGCCACCAGTAAGGCGAGGAACCATATATGACCTCTATCTGACACTATCAG atgaCAGACTGCTTGAATATGATATAGATAAATTGGTCTTTGAGGCACGCTCTCCTTATCAAAAAGTGCAAATTGTACACTCAAAGTCATTAGGGAATTTGTTGGTTCTTGATGAATTACAGA ATATATCTGAAGCAGACCTTATATATACAGAAACTCTGATGCAACGTGGAAAGGAAAGTTATACAGGAAAGGAAATAGTTATTTTAGGAGGAGGAGATGGTGGATTACTGTGGGAATTGCTTAAGGAAAAACCAAAATTCATTACAATGTTGGAA atTGATGATATTGTTATAAAAGCCTGTAGTCAACATATGAGGAGCATATGTGGAGATTGTCTGGATAAAAGAAAGGGAGAAAACTATGAG ATTATTGTTGGAGATTGTGCAAAAACTTTAGCACATATGATAGAGGAAGGTCGACAATTTGACTACGTCTTCGGTGATCTTACAGATATACCGATTAGCACTACTCCACATGGTGATGCATGGGATTTTATTCGACTCATCCTAAATTCTTCAATGAAAGTTTTAAAACCAACTGGAAAGTATATGACTCAT GGCAATGGAGCATCTTGTCCTGAATCGCTACAAATGTACGAGCAGGTTCTTTCACAACTCTGTCTACCAGTAACTTTTACTAAAAATAGTGCTTTTATACCCTCTTTCTTCGAGGATTGGGTCTTCTATCAAGTATCGTTAAAATGA
- the Sms gene encoding spermine synthase isoform X1 gives MVAHTILLDFTVPSNVIADVEKRSNLKLAIANVLREHFDGLKPLTESNIDGSLLVLYTGPKGSLITVRGYMEGLVTLNIEYYKRDDEEALLNFELTRELETALQAAAACTRSHMLTPIKRGGPFERYFPTADDRLLEYDIDKLVFEARSPYQKVQIVHSKSLGNLLVLDELQNISEADLIYTETLMQRGKESYTGKEIVILGGGDGGLLWELLKEKPKFITMLEIDDIVIKACSQHMRSICGDCLDKRKGENYEIIVGDCAKTLAHMIEEGRQFDYVFGDLTDIPISTTPHGDAWDFIRLILNSSMKVLKPTGKYMTHGNGASCPESLQMYEQVLSQLCLPVTFTKNSAFIPSFFEDWVFYQVSLK, from the exons ATGGTTGCCCATACCATACTTCTGGATTTCACAGTTCCATCAAATGTGATAGCAGATGTAGAAAAACGTTCTAATCTAAAATTAGCAATTGCTAATGTTCTGAGAGAACACTTTGATGGTCTAAAACCATTAACTGAATCAAACATTGATGGAAGTCTTTTAGTACTTTATACTGGTCCTAAAGGTAGTTTGATTACTGTTCGAGGATATATGGAAGGCTTGGTCACCCTTAACATTGAGTATTATAAAAGAGATGATGAGGAAGCGCTCTTGAATTTTGAG TTGACCAGAGAATTGGAGACAGCGTTGCAGGCGGCAGCAGCCTGTACGCGTTCGCACATGCTTACACCAATTAAACGCGGTGGACCTTTTGAGAGATACTTTCCTACCGCCG atgaCAGACTGCTTGAATATGATATAGATAAATTGGTCTTTGAGGCACGCTCTCCTTATCAAAAAGTGCAAATTGTACACTCAAAGTCATTAGGGAATTTGTTGGTTCTTGATGAATTACAGA ATATATCTGAAGCAGACCTTATATATACAGAAACTCTGATGCAACGTGGAAAGGAAAGTTATACAGGAAAGGAAATAGTTATTTTAGGAGGAGGAGATGGTGGATTACTGTGGGAATTGCTTAAGGAAAAACCAAAATTCATTACAATGTTGGAA atTGATGATATTGTTATAAAAGCCTGTAGTCAACATATGAGGAGCATATGTGGAGATTGTCTGGATAAAAGAAAGGGAGAAAACTATGAG ATTATTGTTGGAGATTGTGCAAAAACTTTAGCACATATGATAGAGGAAGGTCGACAATTTGACTACGTCTTCGGTGATCTTACAGATATACCGATTAGCACTACTCCACATGGTGATGCATGGGATTTTATTCGACTCATCCTAAATTCTTCAATGAAAGTTTTAAAACCAACTGGAAAGTATATGACTCAT GGCAATGGAGCATCTTGTCCTGAATCGCTACAAATGTACGAGCAGGTTCTTTCACAACTCTGTCTACCAGTAACTTTTACTAAAAATAGTGCTTTTATACCCTCTTTCTTCGAGGATTGGGTCTTCTATCAAGTATCGTTAAAATGA
- the Sms gene encoding spermine synthase isoform X4, whose translation MALNSQRSKCLPPVRRGTIYDLYLTLSDDRLLEYDIDKLVFEARSPYQKVQIVHSKSLGNLLVLDELQNISEADLIYTETLMQRGKESYTGKEIVILGGGDGGLLWELLKEKPKFITMLEIDDIVIKACSQHMRSICGDCLDKRKGENYEIIVGDCAKTLAHMIEEGRQFDYVFGDLTDIPISTTPHGDAWDFIRLILNSSMKVLKPTGKYMTHGNGASCPESLQMYEQVLSQLCLPVTFTKNSAFIPSFFEDWVFYQVSLK comes from the exons ATGGCTCTGAATAGCCAACGCAGCAAGTGCCTGCCACCAGTAAGGCGAGGAACCATATATGACCTCTATCTGACACTATCAG atgaCAGACTGCTTGAATATGATATAGATAAATTGGTCTTTGAGGCACGCTCTCCTTATCAAAAAGTGCAAATTGTACACTCAAAGTCATTAGGGAATTTGTTGGTTCTTGATGAATTACAGA ATATATCTGAAGCAGACCTTATATATACAGAAACTCTGATGCAACGTGGAAAGGAAAGTTATACAGGAAAGGAAATAGTTATTTTAGGAGGAGGAGATGGTGGATTACTGTGGGAATTGCTTAAGGAAAAACCAAAATTCATTACAATGTTGGAA atTGATGATATTGTTATAAAAGCCTGTAGTCAACATATGAGGAGCATATGTGGAGATTGTCTGGATAAAAGAAAGGGAGAAAACTATGAG ATTATTGTTGGAGATTGTGCAAAAACTTTAGCACATATGATAGAGGAAGGTCGACAATTTGACTACGTCTTCGGTGATCTTACAGATATACCGATTAGCACTACTCCACATGGTGATGCATGGGATTTTATTCGACTCATCCTAAATTCTTCAATGAAAGTTTTAAAACCAACTGGAAAGTATATGACTCAT GGCAATGGAGCATCTTGTCCTGAATCGCTACAAATGTACGAGCAGGTTCTTTCACAACTCTGTCTACCAGTAACTTTTACTAAAAATAGTGCTTTTATACCCTCTTTCTTCGAGGATTGGGTCTTCTATCAAGTATCGTTAAAATGA
- the Sms gene encoding spermine synthase isoform X5, whose amino-acid sequence MLTPIKRGGPFERYFPTADDRLLEYDIDKLVFEARSPYQKVQIVHSKSLGNLLVLDELQNISEADLIYTETLMQRGKESYTGKEIVILGGGDGGLLWELLKEKPKFITMLEIDDIVIKACSQHMRSICGDCLDKRKGENYEIIVGDCAKTLAHMIEEGRQFDYVFGDLTDIPISTTPHGDAWDFIRLILNSSMKVLKPTGKYMTHGNGASCPESLQMYEQVLSQLCLPVTFTKNSAFIPSFFEDWVFYQVSLK is encoded by the exons ATGCTTACACCAATTAAACGCGGTGGACCTTTTGAGAGATACTTTCCTACCGCCG atgaCAGACTGCTTGAATATGATATAGATAAATTGGTCTTTGAGGCACGCTCTCCTTATCAAAAAGTGCAAATTGTACACTCAAAGTCATTAGGGAATTTGTTGGTTCTTGATGAATTACAGA ATATATCTGAAGCAGACCTTATATATACAGAAACTCTGATGCAACGTGGAAAGGAAAGTTATACAGGAAAGGAAATAGTTATTTTAGGAGGAGGAGATGGTGGATTACTGTGGGAATTGCTTAAGGAAAAACCAAAATTCATTACAATGTTGGAA atTGATGATATTGTTATAAAAGCCTGTAGTCAACATATGAGGAGCATATGTGGAGATTGTCTGGATAAAAGAAAGGGAGAAAACTATGAG ATTATTGTTGGAGATTGTGCAAAAACTTTAGCACATATGATAGAGGAAGGTCGACAATTTGACTACGTCTTCGGTGATCTTACAGATATACCGATTAGCACTACTCCACATGGTGATGCATGGGATTTTATTCGACTCATCCTAAATTCTTCAATGAAAGTTTTAAAACCAACTGGAAAGTATATGACTCAT GGCAATGGAGCATCTTGTCCTGAATCGCTACAAATGTACGAGCAGGTTCTTTCACAACTCTGTCTACCAGTAACTTTTACTAAAAATAGTGCTTTTATACCCTCTTTCTTCGAGGATTGGGTCTTCTATCAAGTATCGTTAAAATGA
- the LOC143352055 gene encoding LOW QUALITY PROTEIN: uncharacterized protein LOC143352055 (The sequence of the model RefSeq protein was modified relative to this genomic sequence to represent the inferred CDS: inserted 2 bases in 1 codon) — protein MIEKNEDDTENDNNLDRIKIVADKKTFLEKQFFQVQREIKVSFARLAQTLYAREKQLLRQSEAIYRQQISLALSSQEILLPSITILDERNILEEQIKQFGRIELTGSNSTAITNLDPYKIVEYQDINKDHVSFDKSIKNSEIISSNTKMEFSSTAENKKMEIVSSELKTFSVINLMEKSSNITDFLEKDSEEMLDQSSNSNSEFQKTDFNHQSINIDEQGDRKHYRNSGRNIMEEQHNSYELPEQVQQWLDQIVLETEIEPTIHEVEKLPEISXRHVYTNLQLET, from the exons ATGATAGAAAAAAATGAAGATGATACCGAGAACGATAACAATCTTGACAGGATAAAAATAGTAGCTGATAAGAAGACTTTTTTGGAGAAACAGTTTTTTCAG GTTCAAAGAGAAATTAAAGTATCATTTGCTCGCCTAGCACAAACATTGTATGCTAGAGAAAAACAACTTTTGCGACAATCGGAAGCAATTTACAGACAACAAATATCTTTGGCATTATCTAGCCAAGAAATCCTTCTACCGTCTATAACAATACTGGACGAAAGAAATATTCTTGAAGAACAAATCAAACAATTTGGAAGAATAGAGCTGACAGGTTCTAATTCAACAGCTATAACTAATTTAGATCCATATAAAATTGTGGAATACCAAGACATTAATAAAGATCATGTCAGTTTTGATAAGTCcataaaaaattcagaaattatTTCTTCTAATACAAAGATGGAATTTTCCTCTAcagcagaaaacaaaaaaatggaAATTGTTTCTAgcgaattaaaaactttcagtgTAATAAATTTAATGGAAAAATCAAGTAATATTACTGATTTTCTAGAAAAAGATTCTGAAGAAATGCTCGATCAGTCTTCAAATTCAAACTCAGAATTTCAAAAAACTGACTTTAATCATCAAAGTATCAATATAGATGAACAAGGAGATAGAAAACATTACAGAAATTCTGGAAGAAACATTATGGAAGAACAACATAATTCTTATGAACTTCCAGAGCAAGTTCAGCAGTGGTTAgaccaaattgttctggaaacagAAATAGAACCTACCATTCATGAAGTAGAAAAGTTGCCTGAAATATC GCGACATGTGTATACAAACCTCCAATTAGAAACTTAA
- the Gat-a gene encoding GABA neurotransmitter transporter-1A, whose amino-acid sequence MTEASREPELAESENPDKTALNLTASSSKTKPLPERGTWSTKLDFILSVVGLAIGLGNVWRFPYLCYKNGGGAFLIPYFLTLVLAGIPMFFMELALGQMLTVGGLGVFKIAPLFKGIGYAAAVMSCWMNVYYIVILAWAIFYFFMSMRSELPWGSCNNYWNTKNCVNPYDRNSLICWHKITMHQSILDSVKMCTVNNVNMTVSELTDPVKEFWERRALQISEGVEYVGNIRWELAGTLLLVWILCYFCIWKGVKWTGKVVYFTSLFPYVLLTILLIRGITLPGAMEGIRFYISPNLSKLKESEVWIDAVTQIFFSYGLGLGTLVALGSYNKFTNNVYKDALIVCSVNSSTSMFAGFVIFSVVGFMAHEQQKPVAEVAASGPGLAFLAYPSAVLQLPGAPLWSCLFFFMLLLIGLDSQFCTMEGFITAMVDEWPQLLRRRKEIFIAIVCVLSYIIGLSCISQGGMYVFQILDSYAVSGFCLLFLIFFECISISWAFGVNRFYDAIRDMIGYYPLMWWKLCWTITTPMICVGVFIFNLVQWTPVKYLDYEYPWWSHVLGWMTALSSMLCIPGYMLYAWMTTPGDSSTKYKLLVRIEDDVASLRMKMGQPSLELTPL is encoded by the exons ATGACGGAAGCATCGAGGGAACCTGAGCTCGCGGAGTCTGAAAATCCCGACAAAACTGCTTTGAATCTGACGGCCTCGTCTAGCAAAACGAAGCCACTTCCAGAACGAGGTACATGGAGCACGAAACTAGACTTCATTTTGAGTgtg GTTGGCCTGGCGATTGGTTTAGGAAACGTCTGGCGATTTCCATACCTCTGTTACAAAAATGGCGGTGGCGCATTTTTAATCCCATACTTCTTGACGTTGGTGCTCGCTGGAATTCCGATGTTCTTCATGGAACTTGCCCTCGGCCAAATGCTCACCGTGGGCGGCCTCGGTGTCTTCAAAATAGCGCCTCTCTTTAAGGGTATTGGATACGCTGCAGCTGTCATGTCCTGTTGGATGAACGTCTACTATATCGTGATCCTTGCCTGGGCTATCTTCTACTTCTTCATGTCTATGCGCAGCG AATTACCTTGGGGAAGCTGTAATAACTATTGGAACACGAAGAACTGCGTGAACCCCTACGACAGAAATTCATTGATATGTTGGCACAAAATTACTATGCATCAAAGTATTCTTGATAGCGTTAAAATGTGTACCGTCAATAATGTCAACATGACAGTCTCGGAACTCACCGACCCGGTTAAAGAATTTTGGGA ACGACGAGCGCTCCAGATCAGCGAGGGCGTGGAGTACGTGGGAAACATTCGCTGGGAATTAGCTGGTACTCTTCTTTTGGTCTGGATTCTTTGTTACTTCTGCATTTGGAAGGGTGTAAAGTGGACTGGCAAGGTCGTTTATTTTACCTCTCTTTTCCCTTACGTTCTGCTCACAATTCTTTTGATTCGTGGAATCACTTTACCTGGTGCCATGGAAGGCATTCGATTTTACATCAGTCCGAATCTATCTAAACTGAAAGAGTCAGAG GTGTGGATAGATGCGGTCACACAAATTTTCTTCTCGTACGGATTGGGTTTAGGCACGCTGGTTGCTCTCGGTAGTTACAACAAGTTCACAAACAATGTCTACAAAGACGCTTTGATCGTGTGTTCGGTGAACTCGTCGACGAGCATGTTCGCtggttttgtaatattctctgtaGTTGGCTTCATGGCCCACGAGCAACAGAAGCCTGTCGCAGAAGTTGCCGCGTCCGGTCCAGGATTGGCTTTCTTGGCTTATCCATCGGCTGTTCTTCAACTTCCTGGAGCGCCTCTTTGGTCATGTCTGTTTTTCTTCATGCTTCTTCTCATAGGTCTAGATTCTCAGTTTTGCACCATGGAAGGGTTTATTACTGCGAtg GTGGACGAATGGCCGCAGCTGCTTCGTCGGCGCAAGGAGATCTTCATTGCGATCGTTTGCGTGCTATCGTACATTATCGGATTATCATGCATCTCCCAGGGTGGCATGTACGTCTTCCAGATTCTCGATTCGTACGCCGTTTCTGGATTCTGTCTTCTTTTCTTAATTTTCTTCGAGTGTATATCAATAAGCTGGGCCTTTGGTGTTAACCGATTTTACGACGCTATCAGAGACATGATAGGCTACTACCCCCTCATGTGGTGGAAACTTTGTTGGACAATTACTACCCCAATGATTTGTGTT GGCGTCTtcattttcaatctggtacaatggacacctgtaaaatatttagatTATGAATATCCATGGTGGTCGCATGTGCTTGGCTGGATGACAGCCTTGTCGTCGATGCTCTGTATACCTGGTTATATGCTGTATGCCTGGATGACAACGCCAGGGGACAGCTCAACG aaaTACAAGCTGTTAGTACGAATAGAAGATGATGTAGCGAGCCTACGAATGAAAATGGGCCAGCCATCGCTCGAGCTAACACCGCTTTAA